CACTTGGGTCAGCATATTTGAGAGAGGCAATCACCTCAAGAAAAGCAGTCCCTAAGTGATGGGCAGTGCTGCCTCTAGGCAGCAAAACTTGTGCTGGAAGGGGTTATATATTCAAAACAGCAGCATGGCAGAGCAGaccatgaagaaaatttctGGTTCCTCATGCTAGTGTCAGTGATTGCACAAATGAATCCCTGTGTCCCTCAATCACAAAGGGTCCTGGTAAGTGTTGTATTAAGGAGGAAACTACTCTGTATATGCTCTTGTCCACATAATGAAGATTGagatttgcaaaaaaaatttatttgtatttgatCTTTGTCAGATCAAAacttagttttggttttgtacaTGAAAACAGCAATCCAAAATATTCAGTAGTCCAGTGTATAAGATTTTATCTGCCTCTCTTTATCAACTGGCAAATTTTTTTAGTTCCCAGCTGAATGTTCCAAGTATCACACTATGGGCTCCTTCTTTGCTCTTGTTCTTTATGTGTAGCTTAACCTGAACTTCTTTCCCATGAAGACAAATATTTCTATGTAAAAGTATTTCACCCcccaaaaatgaacaaataattaaaaaatttccAGCCATCTTTAAATGCATGACTGCAGACTGTGGGAGAACCTTGATTGGTGTCTTTCTGAAAACATGTTGGTAAAGCACAAAGAATGAAATTACTGGGAAGATGTCAGCTCAACTCCCAGGAAAGTGAAATGATTATTTCTGACTCCAGTGTTAAGACTGTGCTAAGAATTGTACAGCTTCTTTCTGAGACttgtaaatacaaaaatatctatcttttgctttcagaataCACATACCGATTAGACAAAACCAGTGGTGTAGGTCTCCCAAAAATTCCAGTTCATCCTATTGGTTATCATGATGCAGAGTCATTACTGCGGTAAGCACGTGGGAGACATGAGGTATTTTTAGGGGATTGTTTTTTGGAAGTTATGAGAGTATTTGGAAAGAGAGTAAAAAGACTTTTGTACTCTGCTTCTCCTGTAGCTGTTGAAATAATATATATGTTTCTCATTAGGACTTTTGTAGGAGATAAGTGTGGTATCTATTGTTACGTATGAGGTATGTGCAGAGTATCTGGAAATAGTCTTTTGTAATATGGACTAATATGTctccaaattttattttctttaaaactttatAGTTATCACTGTTATCAGGATAACTGCTCATAATGATAAAGGTATAGGTTAAAAAACGTCTTTTCTCCACTGCCAACTAGTAGTGATAGAGCAGATTactatatatgtataaatatatactaTAAATATGATGTAGAAATATATAGTATAAATATGATGTAGCCAGACATTTCTGTTCAATAAGTATTAAATAATACTAGAACTTGGTTTTAATAATTATAAATGAAACctaaatcctttaaaaatactgggttattgttttcccttttgtctTGAGAAGTCATAGCATCTTGTTATTCCTGCTAtcatattttatataaacaatTTCCTCAGGGCCTGAAGACATGTTGAAGTGTTTTGTGGAATAAAGCTTGACTGAAGTATGTATTCACAGTAAAAGACATGCTTTCATtcacaataaatatattttgcttcCTAAGAACCAGAACATCCAGCATGCTTTCTTTGTATCTCAGAAGTTCATGTCAAAAATAAAAGTCCTTCAAGGGAATAAGTCTGGGTGATTGCAATCCACTAAATTACTGCATTTCCAGTTGTGTTAACAGGAAAAACATGGCACTTCTGACAATGGAACAAGAAAGGGTGACTTGGACTGATCGTGTTTCTGATCATGTCTTTGACACATATCAACTGCCTGTGCTACGAGATTAGACAGGCTGTGCATGGGACAGGCACCATAAAACTACTGCCTGTACTGTTAAGTTATGGAATGGCCAGAGTTGCTCTCTGCTAATTCAAATGCAAATGCAGTTCAAGGCAGTAGAATGTCCCAGGGACCATTTACAAGAGGCAGTTTATATGCAAAACCTTGTGGCCAGTGCTGTCTTCCAGGGTAGCTGAAGGCCATTCCAAACTGATCTCTCTGCTCAGGATTATTGTTCTATGTTAATTTACTAGTATTAGTGTAGCTAAAACTCCAGATTATTCTCCTGCCAAAGCTTGTAGTATAAATTGTCTAAAACAAAGACCAACACTGGTTTGCATGTTCATGGGATCTAGCATAGTGTGGTTTCTGGTCCCCCATTTGTTTAGTGCTGTTGTAAGAGGTCTGCAACtgataatgatttttttttttttcataacagtAATATGGGAGGACAGGCACCACCTCATAGCAGCTGGAAAGGAAATTTGAATGTATCTTACAATGTTGGTCCTGGCTTTACAGGAAATTATTCGACAAGGTCAGTTTTGTTTCCTAAGGAGAGTGTTCTTTGGATCAGGGAAAAAACAGGTAGAGCAATAGAATTTGACCAAAGATAGAGTAGCTGGGTTTATTTACAtcatttctttggttttggcTATTTTCTTGGCTGAAATGTGCTCAGTGCAAAGCATTAGTACATTATGTCTTGTTTGGATGGATATGACCTACTTGCTTTAGTTTCCAGCTAGTCTTGAACCAGTTTCATTTGAAAAACATCTCACCTTTGATAAACTATTTGTTGAGagtgctttttgggtttttgggggtttgtatttttttgttttgttctggttttgtgggggtttttgtttttggtttttttttgtttttttttttgggtttttgtttttgttttgttttttttgggttttttgttttgttttgttttctttttaagttcaTATGAGTCCAGGTTTTGGTCTTATCTTTTTACTTATATAAAGCAGTATTAAACTGCTTCTTATAAGCAATTAGTCCACtcagcttttccagaaaaagagCCTAAACTCTGATGTCAATTTTATTGCTTCAGATTGTTTTTAACTGAATTAGTAATTACAGTTTAGGACTAAAGTCTATGCGTTTCAATGTTGTCTGAGTACCATGTACTGACTTCATATGAACTGTTTAACTTCATATAATTGTTCATACTGATCTTTATATGAACCCTTCGGGCTGAGATGTTACACCTACAGCTGTGGTACAGATAAACAACTCTTGATGTTGTAGAAAAAATCACTTGATGCAACTCAGGTTGTCTTATTTTCTGCAGTAGTATGGACTGTGCTGGAATGTTCTTGTTTTGGTtagggtagagttaattttcttcacagtggctgttATGAGgctgtttttcatttgtcaTGAACACAGTGTTGATAATATGGAAaggtttttgttattgctgagcagggctcacacagagccaaggccttttctgctctttgtgctGCCACACTGGTGAGAGAGTGAGGAGTACATGGGAGGCTGGGAAGAGACACAGCCAGGATAGGTGATCCCAGCTGACCAAAGAGATTCCAGACCATCTGACACCATGCTCAGTACATAAAGtaggggaaagaaggaggaaaggggagacATCTGGAGTGATAGTGTTTGCtttcccaagtcaccattacaTGTGATGGGGCTCTGCTCTTTTGGAGATGGTTGAAcagttttgctctgcttgtttccatggcttttgctttatgcataaaattgtctttatctcaacccatgagttttctacCTTTTACCCTCTAGATTCTTTCTCTGCTAGTGgaggagtgagtgagtggctgtgtggggcttggtTGCTGGCTGGGATGAAACTCTGACATGGAGTCAGTTCTGATTTGCACCAAACTGCAGAAAATTAGAACTATTTACCTTTTTAACATTagatgttttccatttttctttcactatttcaaatttaaaaactaGCTGCTAGCAAAAGATCTTTGGAATTCTGATCTCATCTGTATAAATTTTATTGACATCAGAAATATTACATAGCTGTCAAGGGCTTAATGCTGTTCTCATTTGTGCAAGTGTGAATCCAGAAAAAACCTATACTgtaatattttcagatttactTTGGTTTAATAGGAGATAAATTTGATCAAAATGCTTTCCTTGTCATTTATATTGTACACTTTTGAAAGGTGTCAAGATGTTTGATTATCTAATCTGGTGgattttctctttgcattttcttcccaatacactagaaaagtgaaaatgcaCATTCATAGCAACAATGATGTAAGAAGGATTTACAATGTGATTGGTACCATCAGAGGCACAGTGGAACCAGGTAAAATCATTTGCCTTCAGTGTAATCTGAGTGAACAGTGACCTCTACATGTACTTCATGGTTACAAGGGGGAGATGAGGAATAtagttttctctgaaatattgTATTGCATGATCTTTGAAATGGTGTTTGCCCTGGCTTTCATATGGTTCAGGGTATGACAGCACTTTAACTGTAAATGCTGATTTTCAAGGGGGAGTCATAACCAAGATAGAAATATTTGCCTTCAGGCAAGTAACTTTGcaattgaaataatattttaaagtggaTATTCTCCCATAGAAAACATGGGAATTGATTTTGTGTGCCATCAGAAGACACTATATCCACCATTATTGACTTTTTGTCTATCTTACAGTGTCTTGTAACCAGTGTGGTTTTATAATcgaaaaaaaacccagatataTAGACATTCCTAGAATGATGATAAATGAATGATCATTTATCTTCTGACTGCAGCACCTTCCTTTTGCCTAAAACACAACTGTTAACCATATTATAGAAGCACAGAGACCTAGTCTGAATTTTATCTCAGTAATCATATCTCTGTCATGATTTGGACAACGCTATTTGTGATTGATTATGTATATCCAGAGAAGTACTGCATTCAGCACATGAATTCACAATGTTATGAATTTCTGTACTGTACAGATATAACTAGTGGATCAGCTTCACCATGAATCACACTATTGTGAAGTATGGAAAAATGCTTCTATCTTTAGAGGAAACGTGTAGACATTCAATAATAGAACTAACAACATGGAGTTTGAGGTTTTAGGTCTTGTGGGATCCATTTACTGGGTTTGACAAATTCTTCAACACTGactaaaaatatagaaaaatgtcttcagaaatttttttcctttctatcaTGTATATTATAAACTATTAATCTGTGTTGCTTGATACATATGTGGAAAATTAGAAATTACTTCAAGTTAACATCACTGTGTCAGGAAAAAAGTAAACctccaaaattaatttctctagaCAGATATGTCATTCTGGGAGGCCACCGTGACTCATGGGTATTTGGTGGCATTGATCCTCAGAGTGGGGCAGCTGTGGTTCACGAGATTGTGAGGAGctttggaaaactgaaaaacaaaggtaatgtaataaaagaaaaaagcacgTCAAAGTAGCTACTCTTAGCAATGCTCATTGATTTCTGTGAGATTTAAACATAtgcttgaaattaaaaacatatatcTCACTGATATCTTGAATAAACATGCTGCTCTGCACCTTGGTGTATGTGAAGTACTAATGCTCAAGAGAAAGTATACCTagagggaaacaaaacagaatggGGGATGCTGAAATAAACACAACATTTAGGTGCAATTGACTACTCTGTATTTGGGGCAGGTCTAGATGTGTCAGTGGTGTTATAATACTGACACAGTGGTGAACTTCATCAGGGCCACAGGCTGAGCCTTCTCAGCATTTGACTGTGACTTGGAGGCATACTCAAGAATAAGTGAAGAATGTCAATGTAATGCTGAGAATGAGCTGTACAAACATAGTAGGAGGTAATGGTTAAAAATACTTCATGCCTACTTGCAttagaacaggaaaaaatgtcaaCTGCACCAAGTTTCTGTTGCTGTCAGAGCAAATGCTGTCTCCCTATCTGACATCCCATGGAGAGAAGCTCTAACATAAATACTATGTTAGAGAAGTGTTCTTTGCCTGCCTATTACCCATAAAACCTATTGACatttagttttatttccatttcttcccaGTAACTGAATATCAGGGGAAGCTGTCTCTGGAatgcaaatgaggaaaaaaataaagttaaaaaaaagggagtAAAAGGTGAAAAAGTTCCAGTAACTTCAAAGGAAACTTTGGGCTGAGGTGCAGCATCAGGGCAATAGAGCCTGTTCTGTTTGGCTTAGGTTTAAATTGAATGGAGGACTTCaagtgaaagatttttcttttgaaggtgATCTGTCAAAGTTACAGGGAATTGCTAAGGTTTTGAAATCTGGCATTTGAAAGACAGGTCAAAACCATTCTTTAATAGATATGAAAATATGTCACTTTTCTGTCAGAATAGACACTGATATACAATGTATACTAGATTGAAGAGGATTAGAAAAGCCTTATTTCAAGAATTTGTGCACagcacattattttttcttaatcagAGTTTTAGATTCTAGaaaattttcttgcatttaaagGTGAGAgacaaaatacattatttggCGCAATATTGAAGTAAAGGAGAGATTGCTACAATAGCAAATCATTACTAGATAAGGTTACTGAAGTTGATGTTGAAGTTCCTTATGTATATCTCTTTCCCCACAGATCATGGTAAAAGATCAGCCCCCTAAAAATGCCATATGTTTTCACATTAGTCATGTAACAAGCagcctttatttttgtaataaaattttcatttttttttcatttcaggatgGAGACCAAGGAGAACAGTGATATTTGCGAGCTGGGATGCAGAGGAATTTGGCTTGTTAGGATCAACAGAGTGGGCTGAGGTAAACCAAGagtgttcaaaaataaattttcatggTGGCTACTCTTTGGGAAATCTGCACTAGAAAGAAGCACTTCTTCCCTCCCGCCACTCCTTCCTTACACACAcattctctctctcccttgagCTTCCTTTTGAATATCAAGAATCTCTAGCTTCTGCACTTTATGATATCCTTCTCTGAAATAGCTGTTTCTTTTGTGAATGGGAGCAGCTATTTCAGAGAAGTCCCTCTAAGTTCTGAGGGACAAAAAATGTatcagcattttcttcctttttttttctttcttgtaggaaaatgctaaaatattGCAAGCACGGGGAGTGGCTTATATTAATGCAGATTCTTCTGTTGAAGGTACATGGATATGACTTGTGTCTTATAGGATTAGTGATGGTATGACTGGGAGAGATTTTGTTCTTGGAGATTCATGAGACCTTCAATGTGATAATTAATTCAATGTGTTGCATTAATTCAGAAGTGAATATGGGGAGAAACTGTGGCTTGGAATCATAAAGTATCCTTCAGATATTCATGTTGTTTCagggaaaaagttcttcacagTAGTGACCCACTCTTTGGGAGGTCATAAGAGGGACAAGAAGTGTTGTGCCCTGTGTTCTGTAGCAACTCTTTAGAGTCAGCTTCTTCTCTTACAATGTGCATAATAATCACAGGGACATAAGAAAAGCTCTTAAGACTTGATTCAAAAGCTGAGCTCTAATTCATCCCTACCAATAAAGTGCACTGAGAAGATCATAGGAAGACTCTTCTCAGCTTGCTCCTCATAAAGAGTGTAGCTCCCTAGTCCCTTTCTTATTAATAAATAACAGCATGAAGTTTCAGCTGAGGGAACGTCTTCAAATAAAtagtttttcatgttttttcagGAAACTACACTCTGCGAGTGGATTGCACACCACTGATGTACAGCCTAGTTTACAGTCTGACTAAAAAGGTAATATCGCTTGAAATTTTTAGCTGGTATGTTCAGTGCTCACTTGATGGGGCTCTGTCTGTAAAAATATGGTGTCAGATCTTTCTTTCTGACTGCAGTACCCCTTTTAGGTCAATAGCTATGGAACTGGAGCTTTTTCCCAGGACAGATAAGGGGATTCCAAGCTTATACCATTAAATTAGCAACTATTTGGGGTTAGGGGATTTTCCCACTCCCTCTGTGAAAGCATTCCTTCTAAGAACAAAAGCATGCTGTGAACCAGAGGACAGAAACAAGCATATACCTGGTTGCCCAGATCAACTACTAGAATGCCCATGGTAGTAGGAGACTCTGACTCCCTTCAGGCAGGGGAAGAAGTTAGGGTGGCTACCATGTTGTTTTTGTGTGATGGTTTGGTCAATGTGCTCAGCTCTAGTGTACCCTGTTAGTTATTCTTTGTGTCCGACCATAATGCTGTCACACATTTGTGTGGCACACAAAATTGAGGGATAGGGACCTTTCTCAGGAAATAGCCACACCATCTTAGGTGTAAGATGTTCCTTGCTTGGGGAGTGGGTCTTAGAGGCTGGCATTTTATTTCTGGGGATTCTTCTGTTTAACTATATTAATCAGTGAACATTTTACACAGTTTTGTGTATATTTTAGATGCCAATGTAATGTACATTTAACTACTGTGTATATTCTGTGAATTTACTTTATCTGCCTTTATCTGCTTTATGTATTCAGTCATTTGATAATTTATTATCTCTTGGAAGCTGGCATTAGACTGGTGCAAAAGTAAAGGAAAAGTAGTAAATCagtataataatttttttggcAATTAAAAGACAGCAAATATAATGTAGCTCTATTAAAAGTGGGTACCCAGATAAAGAGACTTCTGTCCTGCACTCAAGAAGAGTTGACCACCTGCAGTTCCCATGGTAACCTGTGCTAAGTGAAGGTGTTCGGAACTGTCAGGAAATCAGGTCAGCAGAGTCTCAGTTTGGACGCCAAGTGCCATCATTAAAATCTTGACCTAAATACCAGTAAAAACACTTGTGTAACCCTTCCTCGAGTTGGGAAGCAAAGGCTGATGAGTGCATGTAACCACAGCTTGTTGTCTGAAGAGAATGCTGATAAGGAAGCATGTCCCATGTGATCCCATCCATAGTTAATCTGTGGTAGAAAGTTTTCATGCTGATAGTTCTGTTCTATGGGCAATTTCCTTCACGGACAAACCTCcaaataaattagttttaattTGATTCCTATTGTGGAGTAATTCTTAGACAGAAGACAGATTAATAATggaatatatattaataatcTTTAATAGATTCAAAATAATGAAACCTCATCAGTCCACCAATATaaaggaaagatgaagaaaCATCCACAGTATTTAAGCTGCTCAGTTACCTGCAAATTAGTCAGTGCTAGGAATGAACTTTAGAATGATTATGATTTGTATACCTCTCTAGCAGCTATAATGACATAAACACCAGGTGCTGTGCACTTTGCCCTTACAAAGTTGCTTCTgcataaacatattttttgtgAACTGAAACAAGGtagaaacagttttaaattgaactaagaaaaaaattttctgccaaagtaaagcaaaatgttttggttttgtgaggGGTTTCTCTGTTGAATATTTAAATGGCTGAAAATCTCATAAAGAAATATCATAATGTAAATATTGActtgaaatgttttgcttttcttgtgttttcttccaTCCAAATTTACCTATTTTTTAGCAAGTAAACTATTATTCTGTAAAACGCTATGtatttgaaatgttaaaatggaaatgcagaaagGTTGAGGGACTTAAGATGACTCACTCATAACCCTAAGCCATAGGCTTGGAGTGATGACAGGTTGCTGACTTGTTGTTTGataacatttaaaattgtaCCCTTTGTCTTTTTTCTAGATACCAAGTCCTGATGAGGGGTTTGAAGGAAAATCTCTTTACGAGAGCTggtataaaaaaaatccatcaagtGAATATAAAGAGGTCCCCAGGTCagtgacaaaagaaaataaagcattattATAACTCGTAGATAAATAAAGCATTATTATAACATACCAAGCATTATTATAACTCGTAGAATgtggtttttaaagaaatactcATATGAAAAACTGAGTTCTGAAGAGAAATAGTGTGATTCTCAGCTGGTATAAATTCCAGAGCTAATGATTGCAGCTGATACACTGCTGTACAATAGGTTTGTGACCCTGCCTTTGTAGATGAGCAAGAGGCTTTATATATGAAATGTGTTCTTTTAGTTTATAGAGGTTTAGACAAATAAGGCAGTATGCACAAGCCAGTGGCAATTACACAAGATGTTAACTCAACAGTcttcctttgcatttttccaGTCTTCTGGAAGGCCTCTGAGTTTGGGTGGCTGGGGAGCACACCAAGCAGGATTTTACAGCATTGTTCTTCAAATTTACCAGGGGATTTCTACAGGATCTCAAAAAGTGATTTTATTCCATGAAGCCAGCCACTGTGATATCTCTGAGTTGAGAgcttgggatagtggaagttcAGCAGGAGGAAGGCCACTGGATTTTGTCAGTGCTAAAAAGAGAGTGAGGTATATTCTCCTCTTGAGAACTGGATATTTCTGGTCCTGAGAAGGGTGACTTTGATCCTCAGAGAATGCAATTGATGAGGTGCTGGTCATTCAGGGGTCAGAGGCAGTTCATGAGGTATTGACAAAAAAGAGGCACACTGGGGAAAGACTATGTAGTGTGTAGTGACTGACTGCTGAATAAATAACTGCCATGGTATGCTTGAAAGCAAACTAAAATTATAACTTAAGTATTGTTACTCAAggcattttcctctttcttgtttaaagaataaataaattggGTTCTGGCAATGACTTTGAAGCATTTTTTCAACGTCTTGGCATTGCTTCAGGCAGAGCACGTTACAGTAAAAATTGGGTAAGTCTGTGTCTTTCTAGTTTGGTCTCCCTTGTAACTGCCTGAATAACCTCACCTGTAAAGGAGCCATTTAGACTTTCAGCTTTTTAGGATAGTGTAGTTCAGTTCAGCGTGTCAGAGTGGTGTCTAATTACTACAACTCTATGTCCTACCTCAACACAAATATGTAATAAATAAGAATGATCAACTTGTCACATAGTCAAAAGTACTTTTGCTCAGGGTAAATGGATGTGCTCAAAATTACCTATGGCTGATGATGGCTTCTAATTAGTTTATGGTGACTTTTGAATGATTTGTAGCACTTTACGAAGCTTTGAATTCAAAATGGTTTgtgttttattgaaaatatgAGTTGGGCTGTGGAGCATACTGTGAGAGGAGATTAACTGAGAAATGTTCAAGGAGCCAACTATTCAATGTGGTCATTTCCTCTGAGGAAGGAATATCCAAGGACACAAATTATTATTGAATCCAAGCTAGATAAGAAGTCCAATCTCACCTGGATTTAGCCAACTGAAAGTTATGTGTCTGTGCTTAGGTACCTTCTTTGGGCTCTGTACATGGTCACTGGAGAGAGATTTCTCCAAATGACCATTCATCTCAGCATAGGTTAATGTCTAAGAGAGCCACTACTGACCAGTTCTCCTTCGACTGTATATAGTGGCTACATAGGATTAGTATGACCTAAACACTTAAACTGTACCATGCCTTGAATCCCACAGCAAAGGTTTTCAAGCCACACTGAAATAGACATAGCTGAATAATGGTACTGATTTTGGCTTGGTTTCCTTTGTTTCAGAACGTGGCAAAATACAGCAGCTACCCAGTTTACCACAGTGTCTATGAAACCTATGAAATTGTGGAACAGTTTTATGATCCCACTTTCAAGAATCATCTGACAGTAGCTCAGGTACGGGGAGGGCTGGTGTTCGAATTGGCCAACTCTGTTGTGCTTCCCTTTGACTGTAGAGATTATGCATCAGCTGTGAGCAACTATGCTCACATCATCTATAATTTGTCAAGGAATCACGAAGAGGAGCTGGCAACATACAATGTATCCTTTGGTACGTACAATCTTTCTTCACATTCCTGCTCTGTTAATGCTAACAGTGCCTTATATTAATGGATGTCTTAGTCATGACCTGGTATTTACCTTGTGCTGTATGAGCAGTAAATAAAACAAGAGCAATACCCTCCATTAATTTGAAATGGGAATATTTTGTCTCTAGCATGCCTGTGTGGGGACAACCATGCCATTGCCAAATAGAGCTAACACTTGCAGTTGCATGTGCTTTGACCTGTGTATGATTCACCAGTATTGACAACAATACATTGTcatgtttccttaaaaaaaaaatcacactgttTTGCAGCTTACCATGTTGGATAATTCTGTGCCTGAGAAACCTTTTTTTAACTAGCAACATTATAAAATATTCAGTTTAAGATTTGGCTGCTAATGGCCAATATCAGGTACATGTGCGTGTGTGTACATACAACCACACACATTCTCAATCTTTCTCAAAACTCTGTGGGAGGGACATAACCATAAAACACAGGTTGCTGGGATTTGTAAAATCTCAGACCTACCTGAACAGTCTAGTTCTGGTTCCATGATCTGGTTTTTGATATTGCTGTACTTTCTTCAAGTAGCAAATACTAAACAATATTCACAACAATACTTACTGCTATTGTTTCTAAGAGAGGTTTTCACAcagaattatgtattttttaatgtaggaATATAGGGtcatcttcttttccttcagtaaGACTTTTAACAGTTCATGATCATGATGACAGTGGAAGATAAAGCTTTAATTGAAGAATTTGATTTGTTAACTGATCTCTTCAGAATTTGAAGTTAAATACtttgctcctgctccctccagatgctctgttttcagctgtgaagAATTTTACAGAAGTTGCTGCTAGCTTTCATGAGAGACTGCAACAAATAGATCTCAATAAGTAAGttcaactctttttttcttccagtcaaATACTCCATGTAGTCCTCTGAGCTCAAGAGGGCTTAGTCTTCACTTGCTGCCacttaatggaaaaaaagaaataaagaagttgTAGTTGTGGCATGCTTTTTGACGAGCTTTCAAGAAATTCTGTGCACCACCTATGCCAAAAGGCCTAGTTTGCACTTGACTTAATTCTTAATTTATTCTTTGTAGGCCATGCCCAGAATGACAAGCCAAACTTCCTtttgtatatacatatatgtatattcCATTTCTTGGGAAGAATCTAATTTAGCCATATGCTTACCATTATGGAACACTAGCTGAGAATAAAAACCACCTTTTTAATGGCAGCAACTCTCAGATAAAGGAGTTAACACTAAGCTCTTGTGCAAAA
This sequence is a window from Vidua chalybeata isolate OUT-0048 chromosome 2, bVidCha1 merged haplotype, whole genome shotgun sequence. Protein-coding genes within it:
- the LOC128784488 gene encoding putative N-acetylated-alpha-linked acidic dipeptidase isoform X2, with the translated sequence MGINCTGKIVIARYGKIFRGNKVKNAELAGAKGIILYSDPADYCAPGVDPYPNGWNLPGGGAQRGNVLNLNGAGDPLTPGYPAKEYTYRLDKTSGVGLPKIPVHPIGYHDAESLLRNMGGQAPPHSSWKGNLNVSYNVGPGFTGNYSTRKVKMHIHSNNDVRRIYNVIGTIRGTVEPDRYVILGGHRDSWVFGGIDPQSGAAVVHEIVRSFGKLKNKGWRPRRTVIFASWDAEEFGLLGSTEWAEENAKILQARGVAYINADSSVEGNYTLRVDCTPLMYSLVYSLTKKIPSPDEGFEGKSLYESWYKKNPSSEYKEVPRINKLGSGNDFEAFFQRLGIASGRARYSKNWNVAKYSSYPVYHSVYETYEIVEQFYDPTFKNHLTVAQVRGGLVFELANSVVLPFDCRDYASAVSNYAHIIYNLSRNHEEELATYNVSFDALFSAVKNFTEVAASFHERLQQIDLNNLLAVRSLNDQLMFLERAFIDPLGLPGRPFYRHVIFAPSSHNKYAGESFPGIYDAMFDIESKADQHEAWEEVKRQISIAAFTVQAAADTLKEVA
- the LOC128784488 gene encoding putative N-acetylated-alpha-linked acidic dipeptidase isoform X1; the encoded protein is MWRSLGARSESAGPRAASGRFWAVVLGAAAGLFLLGFLIGWFAKPTDKKTSLSTHEDMRTAFMAEMKAENIKQFLYNFTQLPHLAGTKENMHLAQQVQAEWEKFGLDSVQLVHYDVLLSYPDDTKPNYISIIDEHGNEVFNTSLSEPPPPGYEAVRDVVPPYSAFSAQGVPEGELVYVNYGRTEDFFTLEREMGINCTGKIVIARYGKIFRGNKVKNAELAGAKGIILYSDPADYCAPGVDPYPNGWNLPGGGAQRGNVLNLNGAGDPLTPGYPAKEYTYRLDKTSGVGLPKIPVHPIGYHDAESLLRNMGGQAPPHSSWKGNLNVSYNVGPGFTGNYSTRKVKMHIHSNNDVRRIYNVIGTIRGTVEPDRYVILGGHRDSWVFGGIDPQSGAAVVHEIVRSFGKLKNKGWRPRRTVIFASWDAEEFGLLGSTEWAEENAKILQARGVAYINADSSVEGNYTLRVDCTPLMYSLVYSLTKKIPSPDEGFEGKSLYESWYKKNPSSEYKEVPRINKLGSGNDFEAFFQRLGIASGRARYSKNWNVAKYSSYPVYHSVYETYEIVEQFYDPTFKNHLTVAQVRGGLVFELANSVVLPFDCRDYASAVSNYAHIIYNLSRNHEEELATYNVSFDALFSAVKNFTEVAASFHERLQQIDLNNLLAVRSLNDQLMFLERAFIDPLGLPGRPFYRHVIFAPSSHNKYAGESFPGIYDAMFDIESKADQHEAWEEVKRQISIAAFTVQAAADTLKEVA